In a genomic window of Nodosilinea sp. E11:
- a CDS encoding DEAD/DEAH box helicase, translating to MLDLAKLFPFPLDDFQHQAAAALDADKSVVVCAPTGSGKTLIGEYAIYRALAHGKRVFYTTPLKALSNQKLRDFRDQFGYDNVGLLTGDLSINRDAPVVVMTTEIFRNMLYGTRIGETGTTLQQVEAVVLDECHYMNDRQRGTVWEESIIYCPPEIQLLALSATVENSGQLTDWLQKVHGPTELIYSDFRPVPLQFHYCTGKRLVPLLDSSQKAMNPQLKKQRAPQRQPGRRGSGRVPLPFVMGQLQERDMLPAIYFIFSRRGCDKSVDEVSHLSLVTEEEAQELKLRIDTFLAHNPDAGRAGQVGPLYRGIAAHHAGILPLWKGLVEELFQAGLIKVVFATETLAAGINMPARTTVIASLSKRTDMGHRLLTSSEFLQMAGRAGRRGMDEQGHVVTVESPFEGSREAVHLATSGADPLVSQFTPGYGMVLNLLQTHTIDEAKDLIERSFGQYLATLHLVPQQQEIDRLEGAIAHQQAQLAAFDETLLAEYAKLKERLKEERRLLKTLQQQAAQVLADDVAKMVPFAIAGTLLSLKGKHIPVGEPVPAVLVTKVQGSGQFPYLVCLTKTNQWCVVTAADVVGLHADIPRLQSVDTLAPPTELMPSPGKRCRGDDHTAAIAAHMVNPPTLEMLAPEVQDQLDRMREVEYTLAKHPASQWDNTKSLLKRQKRLRELEAEWRDRQQKLSQYTGRYWQEFLNIMDVLKHFGGLEDNRPTELGEMAAAIRGDNELWLALALASGEFDHLDAAQLAAACAALVTENSRPDSWCRYKLSGTVEEALGGLHNLRRQLYQQQHRRHITAPIWLEYDLVGLVEQWARQVDWVTLCDNTSLDEGDIVRILRRTLDVLSQLPHVPYISDGLRTAAREAKDLMNRFPVNEEIG from the coding sequence GTGCTAGATCTCGCTAAATTATTTCCCTTTCCCCTCGACGATTTTCAGCACCAGGCGGCCGCAGCCCTCGATGCCGACAAGTCTGTGGTGGTCTGTGCCCCCACCGGCTCGGGCAAAACTCTGATCGGTGAATACGCCATTTACCGAGCCTTGGCCCACGGCAAGCGAGTGTTTTATACCACCCCGCTCAAGGCGCTCTCTAACCAAAAGCTGCGTGATTTTCGCGATCAGTTTGGCTACGACAATGTCGGTTTGCTGACCGGAGATCTGTCGATCAACCGCGACGCTCCGGTGGTGGTGATGACCACCGAAATCTTTCGCAATATGCTCTATGGCACCCGCATTGGCGAAACCGGCACAACGCTCCAGCAGGTCGAAGCCGTGGTGCTCGACGAGTGCCACTACATGAACGATCGCCAGCGCGGCACCGTGTGGGAAGAGTCGATTATCTACTGCCCGCCCGAAATTCAGCTACTGGCCCTCTCCGCTACGGTCGAAAACTCGGGTCAGCTCACCGACTGGCTGCAAAAGGTGCACGGCCCCACGGAGCTGATCTACTCCGACTTTCGCCCGGTGCCGCTGCAATTTCATTACTGCACGGGCAAGCGGTTGGTGCCCCTGCTCGACAGCAGCCAAAAGGCGATGAATCCTCAGCTGAAAAAGCAGCGCGCCCCCCAGCGCCAGCCTGGTCGGCGGGGCAGTGGTCGGGTGCCTTTGCCCTTTGTCATGGGCCAGCTGCAAGAGCGCGACATGCTGCCCGCCATCTACTTTATTTTTAGCCGCCGAGGCTGCGACAAATCGGTGGATGAGGTCAGCCACCTGTCGTTGGTAACGGAGGAGGAAGCTCAAGAACTCAAGCTCCGCATTGATACGTTCTTAGCCCACAACCCCGATGCTGGCCGGGCTGGTCAGGTGGGGCCGCTGTATCGAGGCATTGCCGCCCACCATGCGGGCATTTTGCCCCTGTGGAAGGGGCTGGTCGAAGAGCTGTTTCAGGCGGGGCTGATCAAGGTGGTGTTTGCTACCGAAACCCTAGCGGCAGGCATCAACATGCCCGCCCGCACCACGGTGATCGCCAGTCTTTCGAAGCGCACCGACATGGGCCACCGGTTGCTCACCTCGTCAGAATTCTTGCAGATGGCGGGGCGAGCCGGGCGGCGCGGCATGGATGAGCAGGGCCATGTGGTCACGGTCGAAAGCCCCTTTGAGGGGTCGCGGGAGGCGGTGCATCTGGCTACCTCAGGGGCCGACCCATTGGTGAGCCAGTTTACCCCTGGCTACGGCATGGTGCTCAACTTGCTGCAAACCCACACCATTGATGAGGCCAAAGACCTGATCGAGCGCAGCTTTGGCCAATACCTGGCCACCCTGCACCTGGTGCCCCAGCAGCAAGAAATTGACCGTTTGGAGGGGGCGATCGCCCATCAGCAAGCCCAACTTGCCGCCTTCGACGAAACCTTGCTGGCCGAGTACGCCAAACTCAAAGAACGGCTCAAAGAAGAACGCCGCCTGCTCAAGACCCTCCAGCAGCAGGCCGCTCAAGTGCTGGCCGACGATGTGGCCAAGATGGTGCCCTTTGCGATCGCCGGTACCCTGCTCTCCCTCAAGGGCAAGCACATTCCTGTCGGTGAGCCGGTGCCTGCCGTGCTGGTCACCAAGGTGCAGGGGTCGGGGCAGTTTCCCTACCTGGTGTGTCTGACTAAGACCAACCAGTGGTGTGTAGTCACCGCCGCCGATGTGGTGGGCCTCCATGCCGATATTCCCCGCTTGCAGTCGGTCGATACTCTGGCTCCGCCCACCGAACTCATGCCCAGCCCCGGCAAGCGCTGTCGGGGTGATGATCATACCGCTGCGATCGCGGCCCACATGGTCAACCCCCCCACCCTAGAAATGCTGGCCCCCGAGGTGCAAGACCAGCTCGATCGCATGCGTGAGGTCGAGTACACTCTGGCCAAACACCCCGCCAGCCAGTGGGACAATACCAAATCGCTGCTCAAGCGCCAGAAGCGGCTGCGCGAGCTGGAGGCAGAATGGCGCGATCGCCAGCAAAAACTCTCCCAGTACACCGGTCGCTACTGGCAAGAATTTCTCAACATTATGGATGTGCTCAAGCACTTTGGCGGTCTTGAAGACAACCGCCCCACCGAGCTGGGCGAAATGGCCGCTGCCATTCGCGGCGACAACGAGCTGTGGCTAGCCCTAGCCCTAGCATCGGGCGAGTTTGACCACCTCGATGCCGCCCAGCTAGCCGCCGCCTGTGCTGCCCTGGTTACTGAAAACTCGCGCCCCGACAGCTGGTGCCGCTACAAACTCTCAGGTACCGTCGAAGAGGCCCTTGGCGGCTTGCACAACCTGCGGCGGCAGCTCTACCAGCAGCAGCACCGTCGCCATATCACTGCTCCCATCTGGCTGGAGTACGACCTGGTGGGTCTGGTAGAGCAGTGGGCACGGCAAGTAGACTGGGTTACCCTGTGCGACAACACCAGCCTCGATGAGGGCGACATCGTCCGCATTTTGCGGCGCACCCTCGATGTGCTGTCACAACTGCCCCATGTGCCCTACATCAGCGACGGCTTACGCACTGCTGCCCGCGAGGCCAAAGACCTGATGAACCGCTTCCCCGTCAATGAAGAAATTGGCTAA